The following proteins come from a genomic window of Metarhizium brunneum chromosome 2, complete sequence:
- the Napepld gene encoding N-acyl-phosphatidylethanolamine-hydrolyzing phospholipase D: MASTCTDPSGSAAAAGASTTSSYSTVVSKIPGRSSLPDEAALNPHHIIKAGRVSGFKNPYPSWSNPANLTSILKNVVWPTITGQLKRPDTSPPTVPVQTPEWLPSRTASDKLRATWLGHACYYVEFPSGLRVLFDPVFEDRCSPFSFMGPKRFTQRPCELQDIPVIDAVLISHSHYDHLSHKSVLEIQRHHPDVQFFVGLGLETWFRKSGLKNVTELDWWEDADLNVKVKTGEEEETLSARVSALPCQHTSARSLWDKDTTLWCSWAVKSGDKSVWFGGDTGYRAVPALPAGTDDYGPEYEALPRCPQFKQIGELRGPFDLGLIPIGAYYPRVAFSAMHANPFDSVEIFVDTKCERAMGIHWGTWALTMEEVLEPPKLLREALKRKGLQETGVFDICDIGESREF; this comes from the exons ATGGCGTCTACATGTACGGACCCGTCGGGCTCGGCTGCCGCGGCTGGTGCCTCAACCACTTCCTCCTATTCTACCGTTGTTTCTAAAATCCCGGGACGATCCAGTCTTCCCGACGAAGCGGCCTTGAACCCGCACCACATCATCAAGGCCGGCAGAGTGTCTGGATTCAAGAACCCGTACCCGTCGTGGTCGAATCCGGCAAACTTGACTTCCATTCTAAAGAATGTAGTGTG GCCAACGATAACCGGCCAACTCAAACGACCAGACACATCACCACCCACCGTGCCCGTCCAAACCCCCGAATGGCTCCCCAGCCGCACAGCGTCGGACAAGCTGCGCGCGACGTGGCTCGGCCATGCCTGCTACTACGTCGAGTTCCCTTCGGGCCTGCGCGTCCTCTTTGACCCCGTCTTCGAGGACCGCTGCTCGCCCTTCAGCTTCATGGGGCCCAAGCGATTCACCCAACGGCCATGCGAGCTCCAGGACATCCCCGTCATCGATGCCGTCCTCATCAGCCACAGCCACTACGACCACCTCTCGCACAAGTCGGTCCTCGAAATCCAGAGACACCACCCCGACGTCCAATtcttcgtcggcctcggcctggaGACGTGGTTCCGCAAGTCCGGGCTCAAAAACGTCACCGAGCTCGACTGGTGGGAGGACGCCGACCTCAACGTCAAGGTCAAGACaggcgaggaggaagagaccTTGTCCGCGAGGGTCTCGGCCCTCCCCTGCCAGCACACCTCGGCGCGGTCCCTCTGGGACAAGGACACGACGCTGTGGTGCTCGTGGGCCGTCAAATCAGGCGACAAGTCCGTCTGGTTCGGAGGCGACACGGGGTACCGCGCTGTTCCGGCCCTGCCCGCGGGCACCGACGACTACGGCCCCGAGTATGAGGCGCTGCCGCGGTGCCCGCAGTTCAAGCAGATTGGCGAGCTACGCGGGCCCTTTGATCTGGGCCTGATCCCCATCGGCGCGTACTATCCGCGCGTGGCGTTTTCCGCCATGCACGCCAATCCTTTTGATTCCGTCGAGATCTTTGTCGATACCAAGTGCGAGAGAGCCATGGGCATTCACTGGGGCACCTGGGCCTTGACCATGGAGGAGGTTCTCGAGCCGCCCAAGCTGTTGAGGGAGGCGCTGAAGAGGAAAGGGCTACAGGAGACGGGCGTTTTTGATATATGCGATATTGGCGAGAGCAGGGAGTTTTGA